In a single window of the Drosophila subpulchrella strain 33 F10 #4 breed RU33 chromosome X, RU_Dsub_v1.1 Primary Assembly, whole genome shotgun sequence genome:
- the LOC119557393 gene encoding uncharacterized protein LOC119557393 — protein sequence MNADDIKEAVPSLGLRIEFRQKLFRWKESEGGDEDQISPLPSIVKPDVKAPLKFILNKSLHSLLNESRKGMKILEHEETHHYLPQMLRDELISIIIEEAMLENITISVPDFQTLLEEICFVLPSQINVKVKT from the exons ATGAACGCCGATGACATTAAGGAGGCAGTGCCTTCATTAGGTCTGCGCATAGAGTTTAGACAAAAACTCTTCAGATGGAAGGAGTCTGAG gGTGGAGATGAAGACCAAATTTCGCCACTGCCCTCCATTGTCAAACCGGACGTCAAGGCTCCCCTAAAGTTCATTTTGAATAAAAGCTTGCACTCCTTACTTAATGAGTCTCGAAAGGGCATGAAGATTTTGGAACATGAAGAAACTCATCATTATCTTCCCCAAATGCTTCGGGACGAACTTATTTCTATTATAATAGAAGAGGCCATGCTCGAAAATATTACGATTAGCGTTCCAGATTTCCAAACCTTGCTAGAGGAAATATGTTTTGTTCTCCCAAGCCAGATAAACGTTAAGGTAAAAACATAA